The proteins below come from a single Bactrocera dorsalis isolate Fly_Bdor chromosome 5, ASM2337382v1, whole genome shotgun sequence genomic window:
- the LOC105231388 gene encoding uncharacterized protein LOC105231388, producing MRNMGRIFQYNRFVGSEEAAEDNTKDTQTTGGWKNNKPQQQFGANCPAYAELYPAYACTASMEAAATPTAATAAAAVATTTATAAATTMTSRSLDLALRKYQQWSSKFLPTTNSNNNSGGSNTMPVLTTEKHTTIATMPVATNADCVTHLSTSSSSQKSNSCSHSCSYNTATNTSGYYSRLTLVGNTSDLQQPHGELQQQHCWGAADGDRELLVSAGKRPKVYDCMKDFLRRKLFQQRHGQQQQQHQQREREQQRAAQMAATLCKSDTEEDVTSDYDEVDMLDSSYNADEEDASDCSSQCTCPLESDVEETPPQQHYACTEQQQKHGCTPQKSISPQKSMLSLNCWQNITQYTDSTTEPEEDEDVQGEWGIEDADYQHVAEDSDAGISDCCQLISEKSSPTKQRKRQLKQQQKLQQKPKQKFRYNRNSDDGSEEAELLTSSWYQPRITTKAALERLQQAPPGTFLLRRKSRSYELCLRVETKVKHFVVVSLADNHYKLKGAKKQFTSLKALVTHHSVMAEQLPLTLALPREYECKGSNAYGISAKWAASETFDVSKRTLRSLRYADDFDTYESLQILGLLQDWQCEANEF from the exons CCACAACAGCAATTTGGCGCAAATTGTCCAGCGTACGCTGAATTATATCCGGCTTACGCTTGCACCGCCAGCATGGAAGCAGCAGCAACGCCTACAGCGGCAACCgcagcggcggcggtggcgacaacaacagcaacagcggcGGCAACAACGATGACAAGTCGCAGCCTAGACTTGGCCTTGCGCAAATATCAACAATGGAGCAGCAAGTTTCTGCCaaccaccaacagcaacaataacagcggCGGCAGCAACACAATGCCTGTGTTGACAacagaaaaacacacaacaatagcaacaatgcCGGTTGCAACAAATGCTGACTGTGTCACTCACTTGTCAACGTCTTCATCATCACAAAAATCCAATTCGTGCTCGCACTCCTGCTCCTACAACACCGCCACCAACACTTCGGGCTACTACAGTCGGCTGACGCTGGTGGGCAACACATCCGACTTGCAGCAGCCGCATGGTGAactgcaacaacagcattgCTGGGGTGCAGCGGACGGGGATCGCGAGTTGCTCGTTAGTGCCGGCAAAAGACCAAAAGTGTACGATTGCATGAAGGACTTTTTGCGGCGGAAACTCTTTCAGCAACGACatggacaacaacaacagcaacatcaacagcGCGAACGAGAACAACAGCGAGCAGCGCAGATGGCGGCAACACTTTGCAAAAGCGACACCGAGGAGGACGTCACCAGTGATTATGATGAG GTTGACATGTTGGATTCTTCATACAACGCCGATGAGGAGGACGCCAGTGATTGCAGCAGTCAGTGCACTTGCCCATTAGAGAGTGACGTCGAGGAAACTCCGCCACAACAACACTATGCATGcactgaacaacaacaaaaacatggcTGTACACCACAAAAATCGATTAGTCCGCAAAAATCGATGCTCTCGTTGAACTGCTGGCAAAACATTACACAGTACACAGATTCCACCACCGAACCGGAAGAGGATGAGGATGTGCAGGGCGAATGGGGCATCGAGGACGCTGATTATCAACATGTCGCCGAAGATTCGGATGCTGGCATCTCCGATTGCTGTCAGTTGATAAGCGAAAAATCGAGTCCGACGAAACAACGCAAACGACagctgaaacaacaacaaaaactacaacaaaaaccaaagcaaaaatTCCGCTACAACCGCAACTCCGACGATGGCAGTGAGGAGGCCGAGTTGCTCACCAGCAGTTGGTATCAACCGCGCATCACCACCAAAGCCGCGCTTGAGCGCCTACAACAGGCGCCGCCCGGCACCTTCCTGCTACGCCGCAAATCACGCAGCTACGAACTGTGTCTGCGCGTCGAAACGAAGGTGAAGCATTTCGTCGTCGTGTCGCTGGCGGACAACCATTACAAGCTGAAAGGCGCCAAGAAGCAATTTACATCGTTAAAGGCATTGGTCACGCATCATTCCGTTATGGCGGAACAATTACCGTTGACTCTGGCACTGCCGCGCGAATACGAGTGCAAAGGCAGCAATGCGTACGGCATCAGCGCCAAGTGGGCCGCCAGCGAGACGTTCGATGTTAGCAAGCGCACATTGCGGTCTTTACGTTACGCTGATGACTTCGATACGTATGAGTCGTTGCAAATTTTGGGTTTGTTGCAAGATTGGCAGTGCGAAGCGAACGAATTCTAA